Sequence from the Methanobrevibacter arboriphilus genome:
CAAACTCCTACTTTTCCACTAGCCCTTGCAAATCCATCTGCAGCATGAGATGCAGATTGTTCATGTCTCACCAATACATGATTTAAATCAGAGTTATAAATCATGTCATATAAAGGAAGTACTTGACCTCCTGGATATCCGAAGACTGTATCTGCACCTTGTTCAATAAGAGCTTTTATTATAGCTTCTCCACCTTTCATTTCAACACCATAAATATTAACATACTATCTAATTAAAATATTTCTATTAAATATTATCTATAAAATATTACATACTAAAAATTATCTATAAAAAACAATCTATAAAAAATTGTTTATTAAAGTTTATTTATTAAATATCATATATTATTAAGAATTATTATATTTTATTAAAATATACTTAATTAATGTACTTAATAATATAATTTAATAATATGATTTAATAATGTATTTTGATAATGTGTTTTAATTATATATTTAGATTATTAATTTAAGATTATTAACCTATTAAAATATATTTTAATTATTAGTATAATTTAGTATTTATATTTTTAAATTTATTATTTATATTATTATTTTTATTACTTTTGAGTTTATATTATTATATAGTTAAGTCATATTATTACTATCATTTTGTAAAATTACTACCAATTATAAAGTATACAATAGAAAAATAATAATATATAATATATTACTATAAATCTATAATAGACAAGCTTATAACAATATATTACTATTTTTTATATCTAATAACATCCTATAAATATTTAAAAATCATTATACTAAAAAAATTATCTACTAAATCAAAATTAGGTAAATATGATAAAAAAGTAAAATAAAATAAGATAAAATTAAAAATAAAATGAAAAATTAAAAATAAAAAATTGAAAGATTAAAAGATATTACAATCTATAGTAAATAACACAAAAATCTAAAAAAATCTAAAATATTCATAATAACAAAATAACATATAAAAATAATATATAAAGAAACAACATATAGAGAATCAATATATAATTTAATATTTATATTGTAATATAGAATAGTATGTAATATAGAATAATAATATGATAATATCTGTAATATTTATGACAGTGTTTATATCAATAATGTTTAATAGGTTAAAAGCTCTAATAAAAATATATTATCTTAAATATGACAGATATGAATAATATAGTTAATCACTGCTAATATAACTAATACAGTCAATATAGCTAATAATTAATTATCAATTAATATAATCAAATAAATATAGTTACAATATTATATAATAACATTTATTATTAATATGATTATTAAGATTATAATAATAAAATTTAGAATAAAAAGATTGATTTATAAGGAATAATAGTGATTTAAATGAAAGTCTTAGTTGTTGGTACTGGTGCAAGAGAAAATGCTATTTGTGAATCATTGAAAGATGATTGTGAATTATACTCATATATGTCTAATAAAAATCCAGGAATAGCTAAAATAGCTAAATTCAAACAAGGTGATGAGGGAGATATCCAATCTGTAGCTAAATATGCAGTTGATAATAAAATTGATATTGCAGTTATAGGGCCAGAAGCTCCACTTGGAAAAGGCATTGTAGATGAATTAGAAAAAAATGGAATTAAATGTGTTGGACCTAATATAGAAGCAGCTAAGATTGAAACAGATAAGTCTTTTATGAGAAACCTCTTTGAAAAATACGATATTGAAGGATCACTAATTTATAAAGTATTTGATAATTTTAAAGATATAGAAAATTTCCTTGATGACTTTGATAGAGATGCAGTTATAAAGCCAGTCGGTTTAACTGGTGGAAAAGGAGTAAAAATTGTTGGTGAACATTTAAAAGATAACCAAGAAGCGAAAGAATATGCTAAAGAAGTTATGGATAATAAAATGGGAGGTTTTCCTCAAGTTATTATTGAAGAAAGACTTATTGGAGAAGAATTTACAATTCAAGCATTTTCAGATGGAAAAAGCTTAGCACCAATGCCAGCAGCACAAGATCATCCATATGCATTTGAAGGTGGAAAAGGACCTATAACTGGAGGAATGGGATCATATTCCAATAAAGATGGGTTACTTCCATTTTTAAAAGAAGAAGATTATGATGAAGCAGTCAAAATAATGGAAAAAACAATCCATGCAGTAGCAAAAGAAGCAAGCCCTTATAAAGGTATTCTTTATGGACAATTTATGCTTACATCAAATGGACCTCGATTGATTGAATACAATGCAAGATTTGGAGATCCAGAAGCTATGAATGTTCTTCCATTGATGAAAACTCCAATGATTGAAGTTTGTAAATCTATAGTTGATGGAAACCTTCAAAATGTTGAATTTGAACCTTTATCTTCTGTTTGTAAGTATATAGTTCCAGATGGTTACCCAGAAACTAAATATGCCAATGAAGAAATAGTTGTAGATGAAGAAAAGATTGAATCCATCGGTGCAAAAGTATTTTATGCAGCTGTTAATCAAAAAGAAGATGGTAAAATATACACTTCATCATCAAGAGCTCTTGGAATTGTTGGAATAGCTGATTCAATTGATAAGAGTGAATCAATAGCTGAAAAAGCTTGTGAATATGTGAAAGGAAACTTATATCACAGAAAAGACATTGGAACAGAAGAGTTAATACAACAAAGAATAGATCATATGAAAGAAATTCGTAAATAAAAACTGTTAATAGTTATAAATTATTACTATAATTAATTATTATATTACAATAATTAAATACTATACTATTATAATTAGCTAGATTATATTAATATAATTAAATAATATATTACTAGAATTAACTAGTATAACTACTATAATTAAATATTAAGAGAAACATATAAGATAACTTATAAAATAATTTAAAATCTATAATACTATAAACAAAGATAATATATACAAACATTATTATATAATTTAATCCTTAGGTGGATAGAATGAGAAGTCTCTTATCAATTTGTGACATAAAAGATGAAATTCCTGAAATACTAGAATTAGCTACAAAATTTAAAGAGGGTAAAATCAATGAAAAGCCTCTTGAAGATAAAACACTAGCAATGATATTCCAAAAATCCTCTACGAGAACTAGAGTTTCTTTTGAAGTTGGAATGAATGAATTAGGAGGTAATGCTATCTTTTTATCCAACAACGATATTCAAATGGGTAGAGGAGAACCAATAGCAGATACAGCTAAAGTTTTAAGTAGATATGTGCACGGAATTATGATAAGAGCTCTTGAACATGAGGACGTTGTAGAATTCTCAAAAGAATCTGATGTTCCAATAATAAGTGGTCTTACAAATCTTGAACATCCCTGCCAGGCCCTTGCAGATATTTTAACTGTTAAAGAATATTTTAAAGATTTTAATGGTAAATTTACATATGTTGGTGATGGAAACAATGTTTGTAACTCCCTACTCCTTATATGTGCATGTATTGGTATGAATATAGCTGTAGCTTGTCCAGAAGGATATGAACCTAATGAGGATATTATTAAAAAAGCTAATAAAATAGCTAAAGAAAATAATTCTTATGTTGTAATTACAAATGATGTTGAAGTTGCTGTAAAAAATGCAACTGTAGTATATACTGATGTTTGGGTTAGCATGGGTGATGAAAAAGAGCAAGGAAAAAGAAAGAAAGCCTTGAAAAAATATCAAGTTAACCAAAAACTTATGGAATTAGCTAACCAAGACGCAATATTTATGCATTGTTTACCTGCTATTAGAGGAGAAGAAGTAAGTGGTGAAGTCATCGATGGACCACAATCAGCAGTAATTGACCAAGCAGAAAACAGACTACATGCTCAAAAAGCTGTACTTTACTATTTTTTAAAATAGAATAAAAATATGTTTATATAAACTTCTATTAATTTTTAATTAATTTTAATGTTATTTAGAATATTATCATAGTATAGATAATTTTTTATCATAATGTAGACTATAGTTCCCCTAGTTTATAGTTCTCCTAATGAAAATTTTGTTTTTTAATTATTTTTTAATAACTATACTATCTTTAAATTTAGTTTTAATAGATCATATTTCTTATTTTACATAATTTTAAATTTTTTAATAAATATATGAAATAAATAAAAAATAATATATTGATTACATTTTAATTGGAGAAGCTATACCTAACAAATTTAAACTATTTTTAATTGTTATTCTAGCTTTATCAACTAATAAAAGCCTAGCTGATTCAATTTCACAGCCAATAACTTGTTCTGACTTATAAAACTTATTAAAAGCACCAGCAAGTTCTTGAACATATTGAGCAATTGGATGTACTCTCATAATATTAGCTGATTCCTCAATTACAATTGGAAACTTAGCTATTGATCTAATTAAATCCATTTCAATTTCATTTGGAACCCATTTATCCTCAATTTTATCAAAATCAATGTTTAATTGCTCTTCTTCTAGATTGAAATGTCCACACTTTTCAAGTAATTTACAGGCACGTGCATGAGCATATTGAATTGAAGCACAACCTCTTTCAAAGCTAAGAGCTTCATCCCATTTAAAAGTAATATGTTTTTCTGGAGATAATCTTGAAATAAAATATCTTATAGCCCCAATACCTATTTCTTTAGAAATTTTATTAATTTCATTTTTATCAATATCTGTGCGTCGTGATTCAACTTCTATTTTTGCCCTGCTTATTGCTTCATTTACTAATTCATCAACAGAAATAAATATTCCTCTTCTTGTAGACATTGACCCCTCTGGAAGAGTTATAAACTCATAAAATATAACTTCAGGAGCTTTCTCATTAAGCAGATTTAAAGCTATACTAACTTGTTTAATAGCTAACTTATGATCAGAACCTAAAATATCAAGAACTGTATCTCCATGTTCTGATTT
This genomic interval carries:
- the purD gene encoding phosphoribosylamine--glycine ligase, with product MKVLVVGTGARENAICESLKDDCELYSYMSNKNPGIAKIAKFKQGDEGDIQSVAKYAVDNKIDIAVIGPEAPLGKGIVDELEKNGIKCVGPNIEAAKIETDKSFMRNLFEKYDIEGSLIYKVFDNFKDIENFLDDFDRDAVIKPVGLTGGKGVKIVGEHLKDNQEAKEYAKEVMDNKMGGFPQVIIEERLIGEEFTIQAFSDGKSLAPMPAAQDHPYAFEGGKGPITGGMGSYSNKDGLLPFLKEEDYDEAVKIMEKTIHAVAKEASPYKGILYGQFMLTSNGPRLIEYNARFGDPEAMNVLPLMKTPMIEVCKSIVDGNLQNVEFEPLSSVCKYIVPDGYPETKYANEEIVVDEEKIESIGAKVFYAAVNQKEDGKIYTSSSRALGIVGIADSIDKSESIAEKACEYVKGNLYHRKDIGTEELIQQRIDHMKEIRK
- the argF gene encoding ornithine carbamoyltransferase; protein product: MRSLLSICDIKDEIPEILELATKFKEGKINEKPLEDKTLAMIFQKSSTRTRVSFEVGMNELGGNAIFLSNNDIQMGRGEPIADTAKVLSRYVHGIMIRALEHEDVVEFSKESDVPIISGLTNLEHPCQALADILTVKEYFKDFNGKFTYVGDGNNVCNSLLLICACIGMNIAVACPEGYEPNEDIIKKANKIAKENNSYVVITNDVEVAVKNATVVYTDVWVSMGDEKEQGKRKKALKKYQVNQKLMELANQDAIFMHCLPAIRGEEVSGEVIDGPQSAVIDQAENRLHAQKAVLYYFLK